One genomic segment of Acidimicrobiales bacterium includes these proteins:
- a CDS encoding heavy metal translocating P-type ATPase, producing the protein HAAHATHGDHAAMFRTRFWASLALTIPVVLYSEMLMDLTGWMPPAFSGDRWVAPVLGTLTFLYGGPVFLRGGLDELRRRRPGMMLLVSMGLLVAFGASAATQLDLLDVDLWAELATLTTVMLLGHWLEMRALGQAKGALAALAALLPDEAERVTGTGTETVALADLRAGDVVLVRPGGRVPADGVVTEGDAELDESMVTGESRPVAKRPGDRVVAGTVATDSSIRLRVDAVGEDTALAGIQRLVAQAEASRSRAQALADRAAALLFYVAAVAGTATFLAWYLSGDTEHAFVRTVTVLVIACPHALGLAIPLVVSLSTSIAARAGILVKDRLALERMRTVDAVLFDKTGTLTKGNHGVTGVATTTAAAADEDELLGLAAAVESDSEHPLAKAIVAFARTQGVAPRTASGFRSITGRGVEAIVDGERVAVGGPNLLRTRGVDEPAALAATTDGWRARGAAVLYVLRGDEVAGALALEDEIRPESREAVDALHRLGVKVVMITGDARQVADAVGAELGIDEVFAEVLPEDKDSAVTGLQARGLRVAMVGDGVNDAPALARADVGVAIGAGTDVAIESAGVVLASSDPRAVLGVIRLSRASYRKMVQNLVWGAGYNLFAIPLAAGVLAWAGVTLAPAVAAVLMSASTVVVAVNAQLLRRVDLSHR; encoded by the coding sequence CGGAGACCGGTGGGTCGCCCCTGTCCTCGGCACGCTCACGTTCCTCTACGGCGGCCCCGTGTTCCTCCGCGGCGGCCTCGACGAGCTGCGGCGCCGCCGGCCGGGGATGATGCTCCTCGTCTCCATGGGCCTCCTGGTCGCCTTCGGCGCCTCGGCGGCCACGCAGCTCGACCTGCTCGACGTCGACCTGTGGGCCGAGCTGGCCACCCTCACCACCGTCATGCTGCTGGGCCACTGGCTCGAGATGCGGGCCCTCGGCCAGGCCAAGGGTGCCCTGGCGGCGCTCGCCGCCCTCCTCCCGGACGAGGCGGAGCGCGTGACGGGAACCGGCACCGAGACGGTGGCGCTGGCCGACCTCCGGGCCGGGGACGTCGTCCTCGTGCGCCCCGGCGGCCGTGTCCCCGCCGACGGCGTGGTGACGGAGGGCGACGCCGAGCTCGACGAGTCGATGGTCACCGGCGAGTCGCGGCCCGTGGCCAAGCGCCCGGGCGACCGGGTCGTCGCCGGCACGGTGGCGACCGACTCGTCCATCCGCCTCCGGGTGGACGCCGTGGGCGAGGACACCGCGCTCGCCGGCATCCAGCGCCTGGTCGCCCAGGCCGAGGCGTCCCGGTCGCGGGCCCAGGCGCTGGCCGACCGGGCCGCCGCCCTGCTGTTCTACGTGGCCGCCGTCGCCGGCACGGCGACCTTCCTGGCCTGGTACCTCTCGGGCGACACCGAGCACGCCTTCGTGAGGACGGTCACCGTCCTGGTGATCGCCTGCCCGCACGCCCTCGGCCTGGCCATCCCGCTGGTGGTGAGCCTGTCCACGTCGATCGCCGCCCGGGCCGGGATCCTGGTGAAGGACCGCCTCGCCCTCGAACGGATGCGCACGGTCGACGCCGTGCTGTTCGACAAGACCGGCACGCTGACCAAGGGCAACCACGGCGTCACCGGCGTCGCCACCACGACCGCCGCCGCGGCCGACGAGGACGAGCTGCTCGGCCTGGCCGCCGCCGTGGAGTCCGATTCGGAGCACCCGTTGGCCAAGGCCATCGTCGCCTTCGCCCGCACGCAGGGGGTCGCACCCCGCACCGCATCCGGCTTCCGGTCGATCACGGGCCGGGGCGTGGAGGCGATCGTCGACGGCGAGCGGGTGGCGGTCGGGGGCCCCAACCTCCTCCGCACCCGCGGCGTGGACGAGCCGGCCGCCCTGGCCGCCACCACCGACGGCTGGCGGGCGCGGGGGGCGGCCGTCCTCTACGTCCTCCGGGGCGACGAGGTGGCCGGCGCCCTGGCGCTGGAGGACGAGATCCGGCCCGAGTCGCGTGAGGCGGTCGACGCCCTGCACCGGCTCGGCGTCAAGGTGGTCATGATCACCGGCGACGCCCGCCAGGTGGCCGACGCCGTGGGCGCCGAGCTCGGCATCGACGAGGTGTTCGCCGAGGTGCTGCCCGAGGACAAGGACTCGGCGGTCACCGGCCTCCAGGCCCGGGGGCTGCGGGTGGCCATGGTGGGTGACGGGGTGAACGACGCTCCTGCCCTGGCCCGGGCCGACGTCGGCGTCGCCATCGGGGCGGGGACCGACGTCGCCATCGAGTCGGCCGGGGTCGTCCTCGCCTCGTCCGATCCCCGGGCCGTCCTCGGCGTCATCCGCCTGTCGCGGGCGAGCTACCGCAAGATGGTCCAGAACCTGGTGTGGGGCGCCGGGTACAACCTGTTCGCCATCCCCCTGGCGGCCGGCGTCCTGGCGTGGGCGGGCGTCACCCTCGCCCCGGCGGTGGCGGCGGTGCTGATGAGCGCGTCGACCGTGGTCGTCGCCGTCAACGCCCAGCTGCTGCGCCGGGTCGACCTGTCGCACCGCTGA
- a CDS encoding FAD-dependent oxidoreductase — MTPPASVPGRLTPSEAAAAAVAGGWSRKSRYDRRAEVLSATTVAPTGTVRLRFRVVDGGPFEHLPGQFVGVEYHVDGVGYARSPYCIFSPPGDDGTFELIVRVVADGPVSRYLGSMQPGEVLAFRAPTGRAMVPRDEDRDLVLLATGVGVGPFHALVSYLADAGFRRRVTLYWGLRLEDDICLTDDLDEVARRFPGFSYHVSLSQPSPAWRGLRGRLTESVPPLLPALGGNRFYLCGNGAMTEDMATALSDMGAAEEFIYQEHYFNQKHVPDPATLAAIRSRFVARDLFSPVAHQEGMPALFRLERPLGAQRGNADPTAPSDLVVRMPKTADRGAGGARRSS; from the coding sequence GTGACACCGCCGGCGTCCGTTCCCGGCCGCCTCACGCCGAGCGAGGCCGCGGCCGCCGCGGTGGCCGGCGGGTGGAGCCGGAAGAGCCGCTACGACCGCCGGGCCGAGGTGCTGTCCGCCACCACGGTGGCGCCCACGGGCACCGTGCGCCTGCGCTTCCGCGTCGTCGACGGCGGCCCGTTCGAGCACCTGCCCGGCCAGTTCGTCGGCGTCGAGTACCACGTCGACGGGGTCGGGTACGCCCGCAGCCCGTACTGCATCTTCTCTCCTCCGGGCGACGACGGGACGTTCGAGCTGATCGTGCGGGTCGTCGCCGACGGGCCGGTGTCCCGCTACCTCGGCTCGATGCAGCCCGGCGAGGTGCTGGCCTTCCGGGCCCCGACGGGGCGAGCGATGGTGCCCCGCGACGAGGACCGGGACCTCGTCCTCCTGGCCACCGGCGTGGGCGTCGGTCCGTTCCACGCCCTCGTCTCCTACCTGGCCGACGCCGGCTTCCGGCGCCGGGTCACCCTCTACTGGGGGCTCCGGCTGGAGGACGACATCTGCCTCACCGACGACCTCGACGAGGTGGCCCGCCGCTTCCCGGGCTTCTCGTACCACGTCTCGCTGTCGCAGCCGTCCCCGGCGTGGCGTGGGCTGCGGGGAAGGCTCACCGAGTCCGTCCCGCCTCTGCTCCCCGCCCTCGGGGGCAACCGCTTCTACCTGTGCGGGAACGGGGCGATGACGGAGGACATGGCGACGGCGCTCTCCGACATGGGCGCGGCCGAGGAGTTCATCTACCAGGAGCACTACTTCAACCAGAAGCACGTCCCCGACCCGGCCACCCTGGCCGCCATCCGGTCCCGCTTCGTCGCCCGGGACCTGTTCTCCCCCGTCGCCCACCAGGAGGGCATGCCCGCCCTGTTCCGGCTGGAGCGCCCGCTCGGGGCCCAGCGGGGCAACGCCGACCCCACGGCACCGTCCGACCTCGTCGTGCGCATGCCGAAGACGGCGGATCGGGGGGCGGGCGGCGCCCGCCGGTCGTCGTAG
- a CDS encoding S-(hydroxymethyl)mycothiol dehydrogenase translates to MAREVRGVVARAKGEPVSVETIVVPDPGEGDVVVRVQACGVCHTDLHYRDGGIADDFPFLLGHEAAGVVEQVGPDAGDLAPGDYVVIAWRAPCGTCRSCSRGRPWYCFASRNASRPMTLADGTPLSPALGIGAFADLTLVAAGQAVRIDPRARPEAAGLIGCGVMAGFGAAVNTAGVGLGDTVAVIGCGGVGSAAVAASALVGARRVIAVDVDPRKLEWATRFGATDTVDARSTDPVEAIRALTDGFGADVVIDAVGRPETFQQAFYARDHAGVLVQVGVPTPAMRLDVPLVDVFSRGGAVKPSWYGDCLPSRDFPRLIDLYLSGRFDLGGFVTETVKIDQVEQAFEKMHAGDVLRSVVVL, encoded by the coding sequence ATGGCACGCGAGGTGCGAGGGGTGGTCGCCCGGGCCAAGGGCGAGCCCGTCTCGGTGGAGACGATCGTCGTGCCCGACCCCGGCGAGGGGGACGTCGTGGTCCGGGTGCAGGCGTGTGGGGTGTGCCACACCGACCTCCACTACCGGGACGGCGGGATCGCCGACGACTTCCCGTTCCTGCTGGGCCACGAGGCGGCGGGCGTGGTCGAGCAGGTCGGACCGGACGCCGGGGACCTGGCGCCGGGTGACTACGTCGTCATCGCCTGGCGGGCGCCGTGCGGGACGTGCCGGTCGTGCAGCCGGGGCCGGCCCTGGTACTGCTTCGCCAGCCGCAACGCCTCCCGGCCCATGACGCTCGCCGACGGCACGCCGCTCAGCCCCGCCCTCGGCATCGGCGCCTTCGCCGACCTCACGCTGGTGGCCGCCGGGCAGGCGGTGAGGATCGACCCCCGTGCCCGCCCGGAGGCGGCCGGGCTGATCGGCTGCGGCGTGATGGCCGGGTTCGGCGCGGCGGTGAACACCGCCGGCGTGGGCCTGGGCGACACGGTGGCCGTCATCGGCTGCGGTGGCGTGGGGAGCGCGGCCGTCGCCGCCTCGGCCCTGGTCGGGGCGCGGAGGGTGATCGCCGTGGACGTCGATCCCCGCAAGCTGGAGTGGGCGACGCGCTTCGGTGCCACCGACACCGTCGACGCTCGCAGCACCGACCCGGTGGAGGCGATCCGGGCGCTCACCGACGGGTTCGGGGCGGACGTGGTGATCGACGCCGTCGGCCGGCCCGAGACGTTCCAGCAGGCGTTCTACGCCCGGGACCACGCCGGGGTCCTCGTGCAGGTCGGCGTCCCCACGCCGGCCATGCGCCTCGACGTGCCCCTCGTGGACGTGTTCAGCCGGGGCGGGGCCGTCAAGCCGTCCTGGTACGGCGACTGCCTGCCGTCCCGTGACTTCCCCCGCCTCATCGACCTCTACCTGTCGGGGCGGTTCGACCTCGGCGGCTTCGTCACCGAGACCGTGAAGATCGACCAGGTGGAGCAGGCCTTCGAGAAGATGCACGCCGGCGACGTGCTCCGTTCGGTCGTGGTCCTCTGA
- a CDS encoding MBL fold metallo-hydrolase: MRIDLVRTAGVFSLDGEDFDVENNVWVVGDDEECVVVDAAHDPSPIVDAVGGRRVVLLVCTHGHNDHVNAAPGVADATGAPVAIHRDDRMLWDAVHPDREPDVDLADVPSIDVAGARLEVLHTPGHSPGGVCLHVPAEGVVFSGDTLFQGGPGATGRSFSDRGTLVASIRSRLLVLPPETVVHTGHGPSTTIGAEAPGIPGG, translated from the coding sequence GTGAGGATCGACCTCGTCCGCACCGCCGGCGTGTTCTCGCTCGACGGCGAGGACTTCGACGTGGAGAACAACGTCTGGGTCGTGGGCGACGACGAGGAGTGCGTCGTGGTCGATGCCGCCCACGACCCTTCGCCCATCGTCGACGCGGTGGGCGGCCGGCGGGTGGTGCTGCTGGTGTGCACCCACGGCCACAACGACCACGTCAACGCGGCCCCCGGCGTGGCGGACGCCACCGGCGCGCCCGTCGCCATCCACCGGGACGACCGCATGTTGTGGGACGCCGTCCACCCCGACCGGGAGCCCGACGTCGACCTGGCCGACGTGCCGTCGATCGATGTCGCCGGCGCCCGCCTCGAGGTCCTCCACACGCCCGGCCACTCGCCCGGCGGCGTGTGCCTGCACGTGCCGGCCGAGGGCGTGGTGTTCTCGGGCGACACGCTGTTCCAGGGCGGGCCGGGCGCCACCGGGCGGTCGTTCTCCGACCGGGGCACGCTCGTGGCGTCCATCCGGTCGAGGCTGCTCGTCCTCCCGCCCGAGACGGTGGTGCACACCGGCCACGGGCCGTCGACCACCATCGGGGCGGAGGCGCCCGGGATCCCGGGCGGTTGA
- a CDS encoding formate dehydrogenase accessory sulfurtransferase FdhD, producing the protein MARGRRREVLVSTPGRGVRPDSVIVEEPLEVRLDGRLVATTMRTPGHDFELAVGFLSAEGLLAGAPVRRVRYCATGPAAGTGFNVVDVDTGGVAPAAPARLGTVGAACGLCGHASIESLAARLAPLPAPLAADPVVLAAVPAAVRASQSLFEATGSVHAAASFDPATGDVGVVREDVGRHNAVDKVVGRLLLDGRFPAGGAALFVSGRASFEMVQKAWAAGFGLVAAVSGPSSLAVETARRANLTLVGFLRPSSMNVYAPAPFSDAPYQDGPSAHPSGDGPTLLWNEGGQP; encoded by the coding sequence GTGGCACGGGGCCGTCGCCGGGAGGTGCTCGTCTCGACGCCCGGCAGGGGCGTGCGGCCGGACTCGGTCATCGTGGAGGAGCCGCTGGAGGTCCGCCTCGACGGCCGCCTCGTCGCCACGACCATGCGCACGCCGGGCCACGACTTCGAGCTGGCCGTCGGCTTCCTGTCCGCCGAGGGGCTGCTGGCGGGGGCGCCCGTCCGCCGGGTCCGGTACTGCGCCACGGGACCGGCGGCGGGGACGGGCTTCAACGTGGTGGACGTCGACACGGGCGGCGTCGCCCCCGCCGCGCCGGCGAGGCTCGGCACCGTCGGCGCCGCCTGCGGCCTGTGCGGCCACGCGTCGATCGAGTCGCTGGCGGCGCGCCTCGCCCCGCTGCCCGCCCCCCTTGCCGCCGACCCGGTCGTGCTGGCCGCCGTGCCCGCCGCCGTGCGCGCCTCCCAGTCGCTGTTCGAGGCCACCGGCTCGGTGCACGCCGCCGCGTCCTTCGACCCCGCGACCGGCGACGTGGGCGTCGTGCGCGAGGACGTCGGCCGGCACAACGCCGTGGACAAGGTCGTGGGCCGTCTCCTGCTGGACGGCCGGTTCCCGGCGGGCGGGGCGGCGCTGTTCGTCAGCGGCCGGGCGTCCTTCGAGATGGTGCAGAAGGCATGGGCGGCCGGGTTCGGCCTGGTGGCGGCCGTCAGCGGCCCGTCGTCGCTGGCCGTCGAGACCGCCCGGCGCGCCAACCTCACCCTCGTCGGGTTCCTGCGCCCGTCGTCGATGAACGTCTACGCGCCGGCGCCGTTCTCGGATGCGCCGTATCAGGACGGGCCATCCGCGCATCCCTCCGGCGACGGACCTACGTTGCTATGGAACGAGGGAGGACAGCCATGA
- a CDS encoding Rieske (2Fe-2S) protein, translated as MTPEPRWEAVLRSGDCVAGDDDGPAFAAVRVGDADLLVARLPGGEVVAFAAECPHLSTPLDGATRRDGRLRCARHLYEYDLRTGENVVPARDAPPASLWRLRPGYLSRHRVQERDGWILVADRPEPPPAAYDAGLERSPTRAG; from the coding sequence GTGACGCCCGAGCCGCGCTGGGAGGCGGTGCTGCGCAGCGGGGACTGCGTCGCCGGCGACGACGACGGGCCCGCCTTCGCCGCCGTGCGGGTGGGCGACGCCGACCTGCTCGTCGCCCGGCTGCCCGGCGGGGAGGTGGTCGCCTTCGCCGCCGAGTGCCCGCACCTGTCGACCCCGCTGGACGGGGCCACGCGGCGAGACGGGCGGCTGCGCTGCGCCCGGCATCTCTACGAGTACGACCTGCGCACCGGCGAGAACGTGGTGCCGGCGCGCGACGCGCCGCCGGCGTCGCTGTGGAGGCTCAGGCCCGGCTACCTGTCACGGCACCGGGTGCAGGAGCGCGACGGGTGGATCCTGGTGGCGGACCGCCCCGAGCCGCCGCCCGCCGCCTACGACGCCGGCCTCGAACGGAGCCCGACCCGGGCGGGGTGA
- a CDS encoding GAF and ANTAR domain-containing protein — protein sequence MAIPAGPQHLPEGRAPGPESDGRMSPASACDDRPLERGLRELAGVLLSETTVERMLESVTSVAVAAIPGCDAASVTLARDGRVSTSVSSAAAAVDFDRAQYAARKGPCLDAVQQRHVVRVDSFATDQRWPELAGPAAASGIAGSLSVPLAVADEALGALNLYSRRERALGDAEEQACLLGHQASITLANACALQRAELLARQLTQALENRDIIGQAKGIIMASQNVSSDQAFDVLRRASQRSNRKLSEVARSIVDRRNADSSHVGRAGLAG from the coding sequence GTGGCCATTCCCGCGGGACCGCAGCACCTCCCCGAGGGCCGGGCGCCGGGGCCGGAGAGCGACGGGCGGATGTCGCCGGCGTCCGCATGCGACGACCGGCCCCTCGAACGCGGGCTCCGCGAGCTGGCCGGCGTGCTCCTCAGCGAGACGACCGTCGAGCGCATGCTGGAGAGCGTCACCTCCGTCGCCGTCGCCGCCATCCCCGGGTGCGACGCGGCGAGCGTCACCCTCGCCCGGGACGGCCGCGTGTCGACGTCGGTCTCGTCGGCTGCGGCCGCCGTCGACTTCGACCGGGCGCAGTACGCGGCCCGCAAGGGCCCCTGCCTCGACGCCGTCCAGCAGCGCCACGTCGTCCGGGTCGACTCGTTCGCGACCGACCAGCGCTGGCCGGAGCTGGCCGGCCCGGCCGCCGCCAGCGGCATCGCCGGTTCCCTGTCCGTTCCCCTGGCGGTGGCCGACGAGGCGCTGGGCGCGCTGAACCTCTACTCGCGCCGGGAGCGGGCGCTCGGTGACGCGGAGGAGCAGGCGTGCCTCCTGGGCCACCAGGCGTCCATCACGCTGGCCAACGCGTGCGCCCTCCAACGGGCCGAGCTGCTGGCCCGGCAGCTGACCCAGGCGTTGGAGAACAGGGACATCATCGGCCAGGCGAAGGGCATCATCATGGCGAGCCAGAACGTGTCGTCGGACCAGGCGTTCGACGTGCTGCGGCGGGCGTCGCAGCGGTCCAACCGCAAGCTCAGCGAGGTGGCCCGCTCCATCGTCGACCGGCGCAACGCCGACAGCTCGCACGTCGGCCGAGCCGGCCTCGCCGGCTGA
- a CDS encoding LLM class flavin-dependent oxidoreductase: MTAPLRLGVLDQSPVPAGTTPAAALRHTVDLARAADELGYSRYWLAEHHGVVGLAGTAPEVLAAQVASATSRIRVGSGGVMLSHYSPLKVAEAFGVLSALFPGRIDLGIGRAAGADPVATAALRPGPTAYGDEHFPRRVVDLLGWLGGGLEPGHPAAAVRAMPGPGDGPDVWLLGSSPHSAGLAAALGLPYSFAHFITPDFGPQVVGRYRRNFRPSAADTEPRVNVAVAAVCADTDEAAERLALSGLVWRLSPEEQRGPVPSVDDAQAAVAALDPARRARLAQDRGRLVVGGPDRVVGQLARLAAAFGVDEVLVVTVCHDPAARLRSYELLASAAGLRSR; this comes from the coding sequence CTGACGGCGCCCCTGCGCCTCGGGGTCCTCGACCAGTCGCCGGTGCCGGCGGGGACGACGCCGGCCGCCGCCCTGCGCCACACCGTCGACCTGGCCCGGGCGGCGGACGAGCTGGGCTACTCGCGGTACTGGCTGGCCGAGCACCACGGCGTCGTCGGCCTGGCCGGCACCGCACCCGAGGTGCTGGCGGCCCAGGTGGCGTCGGCCACCTCCCGCATCCGGGTCGGCTCGGGCGGCGTCATGCTCTCCCACTACAGCCCGCTGAAGGTGGCGGAGGCCTTCGGCGTCCTGTCGGCCCTGTTCCCGGGGCGGATCGACCTCGGCATCGGCCGCGCCGCCGGCGCCGACCCGGTGGCCACCGCCGCCCTCCGGCCCGGCCCCACGGCGTACGGCGACGAGCACTTCCCCCGCCGGGTGGTCGACCTCCTCGGGTGGCTGGGCGGCGGCCTCGAGCCCGGCCATCCCGCCGCCGCCGTGCGGGCCATGCCCGGCCCCGGCGACGGGCCCGACGTCTGGCTGCTGGGGTCGAGTCCCCACAGCGCCGGCCTGGCCGCCGCCCTGGGCCTCCCCTACTCCTTCGCCCACTTCATCACCCCCGACTTCGGGCCGCAGGTCGTCGGCCGCTACCGCCGCAACTTCCGCCCGTCGGCCGCCGATACCGAGCCCCGGGTGAACGTGGCGGTGGCCGCCGTGTGCGCCGACACCGACGAGGCGGCCGAGCGGCTGGCCCTGAGCGGCCTGGTGTGGCGCCTCTCGCCCGAGGAGCAGCGGGGGCCGGTTCCCTCGGTGGACGACGCGCAGGCCGCGGTGGCCGCCCTCGACCCGGCCCGCCGCGCCCGCCTGGCCCAGGACCGCGGCCGCCTCGTGGTCGGCGGGCCCGACCGGGTGGTCGGCCAGCTGGCCCGCCTGGCGGCGGCGTTCGGGGTGGACGAGGTGCTCGTCGTCACCGTCTGCCACGACCCGGCGGCCCGCCTGCGCTCCTACGAGCTGCTGGCCTCGGCCGCCGGGCTGCGCTCCCGGTGA
- a CDS encoding GNAT family N-acetyltransferase, which produces MVAERASPRFTVRRATAADVEPLVDLFVAVAAEGRWIGREVVDRSERHAELMAALASPDDGVFVAEAAGGVIGHLGIVRRRYGVADLGMMVAEGWRGRGVGSALLAAGLGWAREAGAHKAALRVWPHNEAARRLYRRFGFVEEGRLRRHYRRRNGELWDAVVMGLVLDEGPRG; this is translated from the coding sequence GTGGTCGCCGAGCGCGCCTCGCCCCGCTTCACCGTCCGACGGGCCACCGCGGCCGACGTCGAGCCGCTGGTGGACCTGTTCGTCGCGGTCGCCGCCGAAGGCCGCTGGATCGGCCGTGAGGTTGTCGACCGGAGCGAGCGTCACGCCGAGCTCATGGCCGCCCTGGCGTCCCCCGACGACGGCGTGTTCGTGGCCGAGGCGGCGGGCGGCGTGATCGGGCACCTCGGGATCGTCCGGCGCCGCTACGGCGTGGCCGACCTGGGGATGATGGTCGCCGAGGGATGGCGGGGCCGGGGAGTCGGCTCCGCCCTGCTGGCCGCCGGCCTCGGGTGGGCGCGGGAGGCCGGTGCCCACAAGGCCGCCCTCCGGGTGTGGCCCCACAACGAGGCGGCGCGTCGCCTCTACCGCAGGTTCGGCTTCGTCGAGGAGGGCCGGCTGCGCCGGCACTACCGGCGTCGCAACGGCGAGCTGTGGGACGCCGTGGTGATGGGGCTGGTGCTGGACGAGGGCCCTCGCGGGTGA
- a CDS encoding molybdenum cofactor guanylyltransferase, with amino-acid sequence MAADPPVAGLVLAGGGGTRLGRAKAGVVMRGRTLVERAVDAVGARCEPVVVVSRPGVLLPTLDVPVVLDREGARGPMNALATGLSQVDAEDVLVLACDLPFAGPVLDRLLAVPPGLAVAAADARPQPLCARYPRTAALDACERLIARGVRRMTTLLDELEATTVAVEGDELFNVNTADDLERARLRAPTG; translated from the coding sequence ATGGCAGCCGACCCACCCGTGGCGGGGCTCGTCCTGGCCGGGGGCGGCGGCACCCGCCTCGGCCGCGCCAAGGCCGGCGTCGTGATGCGGGGACGCACCCTGGTCGAGCGGGCCGTCGACGCGGTGGGCGCCCGCTGCGAACCCGTCGTCGTGGTGTCCCGGCCCGGCGTCCTCCTGCCGACCCTGGACGTTCCCGTGGTGCTCGACCGCGAAGGGGCACGGGGCCCGATGAACGCCCTGGCCACCGGCCTGTCGCAGGTGGACGCGGAAGACGTGCTCGTGCTCGCCTGCGACCTCCCCTTCGCCGGCCCCGTCCTCGACCGGCTGCTCGCCGTGCCGCCCGGGCTGGCCGTCGCCGCCGCCGACGCCCGCCCCCAGCCCCTGTGCGCCCGCTACCCGCGCACCGCCGCCCTCGACGCGTGCGAGCGCCTCATCGCCCGCGGCGTCCGCCGCATGACCACCCTCCTGGACGAGCTGGAAGCCACGACGGTGGCCGTCGAGGGCGACGAGCTGTTCAACGTCAACACGGCGGACGACCTGGAGCGGGCCCGCCTGCGTGCGCCGACCGGCTGA